The sequence AAATCTTCTTATGTAACTTGATAGGCGTGTTTCATTGTTATGTCATGTGGAGAATGAAATGAATCCCCAGCTGTGGAAacagttctttgtttttgtgggatttttaaGCAACAGCTGAACTATTAGTTGCTGAAATGTAATTATCCTAATTTTTGCTAACGTTGCTGATTAGCAGGGCTTATCTGTGATGTAACACTCATGTGATCTCTTGCTTTCTGTTCTTGTTAGTTCAAGTTAAGTTCAGCTGTGCACCTAACAAAGTGCTCTGGCTGATTTCTAATGTTTTGTagagcttcaaaataaataatacttttgctttggatatatatatattttttgttttcatttttcagttcagtCACCTGGAGCCGGTTCTGAGCAGCGGGGTGCACACCGCCGGTGAGAGCCACAAGGCCGAGCGCTGGTTGCTGCACAGCTTGCAGGTTCATAAGCTGTCAGCTCAGCTCAAACCTCTGCTCAGGCATTTGGGAAACACACGGAAATATTACAACGGTGAGCGCAGTGGTTGGGAGTGAAAATCAAACACTGTTTACTCCTTCTGTGTTCTCCAGTGGTTCCTGTTTacatgggtttttttgtgtccGTGCCCTTCAGACGATTCCTTCCTGCTGAGTGAGCCTCATGTGACGGCCATGTTTCAGTGTCTGGAGGCTGTGGAGCAGAATAATCCTAAACTACTGGCCCAAGTTGACACTGTTGGGGTGGGTTACTCAAGCTTTCACATGTGCTTTAAACTGTCTCTGTTTGGAAGAAATTAGTTCACTGATATCCATTAGTCAACTAAGGTTGAGTGTAATTTGTAGGAAGTATAAAAAGGAATCACCTCAAGTGTTAATTTCCTTCCTCCAGCTTTCCCCGCTGAAAGGTTCTCCGTGCCTTAGCCTGCTGAAGAGCCAGAGCTTGTGTGTGCTGCCTGGGGCCGGGGGGACCTGGAGGAACGCCGACACGGCTCCTGGAGGCGACTCTCTGAACCGCAGACTAACCACCTCAAACTGCTCTCTGCGAGAAGCGGTCGCAGCCAACCACAAGCCAGCAAACACTACAGCAGCTGGATCCCGAAAGGGCAGCAACATGAGTGAAGAAAGCATCAATACCAAGTGTAGGTTTTATGCGTCTCTGAATATATCTAAATCATGTTTTCAGGATGTACCAAAAGGGTTTATTAAAAGGTTGTCctgttcatttatgttttttctttgtagttaTTAGAGTAAATATTAAATAGGTGAAAAAtctattctttgtttttggagggTGAGTTCATTGTCTTTCCTAATCATTGACAAAAGAACAAAGGTTATTGATCCATCcttatttctccttttctgatgccatttttttttgACTCGTCAATGATGTTATGCTACGCTAATAGTAGATGGTTTTTTCACACAAATTTCCAGCAAATGTTTGTAAACATATTGGCTATGTTGCTGTGAATTCACTGCAGTTTGTTTGTGAACTGACTGAACTAAACATACAGAAGGCTAATTGTTGGCGGATGAGATCAGTATTTGAGGAATGTGTGGACACAGCCACCTTATAtctgaacagaaactgtttcGATGTTTTCTCAAGTaggaaatgacattttttatacTCTTCATCAAGATAGTATCAGGTTGAGTTTCTTTTATACATCAAGACAGAAAAGCTAGAGCTTTCTAAAATTTAGAATAGCTCAAATTTTTGAAATTTAGATTATTCTTGTATTTCTAAGTAATCAGGCAGATGCTTCTAGTACACAGCCAGAATCCCAACAAAGACAAGGAAGTGAAGTCTTACTGTTTGTGAAATGagagattttaaaacagaaatttttaaGGCACTGGATTATCTCAGACCTACATACATTTCGGATTTGATTCTCAGGCGTTAACCGTGTACAGCGCTCAGATCATCAGATCTCTTCACTCAGTGTCCCAGAGCTATAGAGCTAGATGAGGAGAGGCGGCTCAACACTGGAACAAGTCGCCTAAAAACCTGAGCTGTGGAAAAACTAATGTCTTTTAAATTGGGACTCGAGAGATTCACTGCAACTTACCcataaaagtcaaagtttaCATTCAGTTTAGTAtcgtattttgtttttaactctaacacttctttattatttagtacTTAATACGTTTGTTTcttacttttaatgtaatttttttcactcctttttcttttcatgtggTGTTGTACAGTTATGCTTTCCCTGCCTGAAATTTGCCATCAGTAACAACCGTAGCAGAGTTCACCTTTTTGCACAatataataatcaaaataaacatgttttttaactctttaaattaaaagtaaatttactCTGCAATTTACTCTAAAAATTGCAGAGTAAATTTCTCTGCAATTTTCTGTGGTAATAATTTTGTTGATGCTGTGATGCAGACACTACCTCTCCGGCCAGCAGCGTGGAAACTCCGTGGGTGATCGTGTCCAGGCCGGGGGACGGTGAGCGAGGTGTGACGCCGTCTCCTGGATCAATTTCCGTCCCTCACATGTCCCTGTCGGAGTCCCCATCCTCCTCCGTTCAGCCCGAGGCCGGGGACTCCTGCGACTCCGACGATGGACCGGAGTATCTGGCTATCGGTAACCTGGGGCAACGCAGTCGTCGTGATTCCCGAAGCTCCATCCACAGCAGTGAGCAGGACCAGACAAAGGAACCCAGCACACAGCAGAGTTCCCAGACCTCGACCCCGCCGAGGTGCACGTCTTTCTCGGAGGGCCAGAGGGGCCCCGGTAGGGGGGCCAAAGGACACACCCGCTCGTTTTCAGACACGGGGATCTGTCAAAAACTCAGGAATGGTGAGTGACGAGGACTGAATGTGCCAGACGACTAAATGctcaaatatattaaataatgaaatggtTTTACTGATGACATCATGTAATGTTGAGCTGTTTTATTTGGATAGTTAGCTTACAGTAAAAATGAGGCGGATTCATTATCAGAGTGAGATGATTCGACTGTCCTCTGCTGGGTTCCTACACAATCCGGAATTCATTTGGAGTGTTTTTCAGATTTGgatgaaaatgtttggaaaaatatttttatattcagacTTCTAGACTATCTGTCTATCCATATTGCTATCCATCAATTCTTTTGCTCTGCTGGTTGgtctgtctttctgtttgtcCATCTTTGAtaacatgtaaaatatgtaGGAACCCTGACTTTGTGACTTCCTGCCTGAAAGCGTTAGAAAATTGACTTAACTTCTTCTGATTTGCTCAGATTTGTTTTCCCTTTCAGCTCCAGTTAAACTGTCTTTATCCTCTTATGTCTCTACTCTCTTTTCACTCTTTATGCGAAGGAGGGGGCCACAGAAAAATCACCATAATAATAGAGGATCCAGTAGCAGGTTGGCAGTGCAGTTGACCTGTACTCCCATCATGTGACCCCATTTCACCTAcccttaatttttgttttactgcatgtttatgaaCATTTCCTTCTCATTTCCAGTCTTGTGCTCAGTTTACAATTTGTTCCTCAGGAGCTGTAtgttatcttattttttttaattttgataaattgTTTCAAGTTCATGAAACAAATGGTTACCTCCATTGcgacttttcttttcttcatgcACGTATTTGGTTTCTATTTCCTGTCCCAGCATTTCATTGGAAATATTGGAGAGctatgacattttttattttacttttttttttttttacgttcaACAAGGTGAGGCAAAAAACTTTTACAATCAAAAATTCAGTAGTTTTTGTGATCAGgtccaacattttatttattttaaaacactttactCCATAGTCCAAGTATGATAGTTTCTACTTCAGTTACAGCAAGTATTGAATTAATTTTCCTCAGTCTAGATATTTCTAATGGGGTCAGTTACTGGAAATTTCCACCAAATGTTGGCAACAGCCCACCTATAATTCAATCGAGGTAAATTCATCCCCACATTAAGTCATGGGTGGAATAACAGGTCTTAACACACGGGCTTCTGGTAAATATGTAAGGAAACAAAACTTGCTTAGTTAAAAACAACTTCCAGGCCTCTGTGGGGAAACTGAGTCACATGTTTTGCTGAGGAGTGATTTTGGCCCATTTGTCCACACAGACTGTCTTCAGTTCTTTCCATAGATTTTCAGTTGGAGTCAAAAAAGATGACTGACTCGTTCTGTCTGTTAAGAGCTTCCTTGACCGTGTGCTTGAGATTCCTATCTATCCTGGAAACCCACACTTGTTATCAAGAAAGGACTGAACTGTCCTTTTTTGAAAGACAGCCCACAATATGATGTTCCCACATGCAGACTGGACACATTTCTTTATTACAGACATGTGATGTGAATATCATGTCAATGGAAAGACTCGAAATGTATTTATTGAGGAAAATTGATGTTCAatgcttattttaaattattttacgtGTTTCTCCATGCAAGCAATATACATGATTTATATAAACAATGATCAAAAAGAAGTTAAGCAATTCATTGTCTTCACTCACTTTTTCATGCACGTTTCCATTAAAGATGTAGAATGCAGCTCAAAATGCAGCAAATAAGGAATTTTTATAGCTTATAAaaaacgtttgtttttgtttttcagaatcAGCAAGCGAAGACTCCAGCATGAAGGACTACAGTTCCTTCTCTCCCCAGCGCAGCAATACCAGCACCCCCAGTTCCCTTTACATGGAGTCCTGTGAGTCTCATATCCTGTCAGAAAAGATTAGTCTGTTCTTCACGTTCAGGTTTTActgatattttgttgtttcttagTTGCGTTTGAAAGAagcagaagtttgtttttattttactacacAACACATAATTAAACACATACCCGATAATTAATATATCGGGTATGACTAagtaccttttttgttttttttacagaattttttttgtttagttcagATCAAGAGCTCCAAGTTTGCACTGCAGTGACACAATAAACCATAAAAGGAAATTTTCAGGAAATCTTTCTTGGAaggaaaagattttaatttcttttttaagctgacaagaaaacatgagattcccagcaggaaaaacatttattgtttatgtgACTGTAAAATGACTTGCTGACGAATTCCATAaactcaaaatacatttttattttgagcttCTGTTGATTGGATGACCTAAAAGTTGCCAATAATATTCCTCAAACCTTTTTGACAGGTTTtggaaaaacttaaaataaatcactttaattTATCTCAGAAGCAAAATCTTGCAGtgaaaagttttagaaaattcATCCCTTTTAGTCTGCAgggaataaaaaacaacatgtttatAAATGGCTTCGAGCAAATTCATAGATATAATAAGATGAAGCTTaatcaaacataaaatcttttcccttgtttgtgtgttttacataTTGACTTTAAGTTGTGCATACTGTGTTGACATCAGATGGGCCCAAGTACAGCAGCGTGCCTGATGGGATGTTCAGGAAGCCATCGAAGGGGCAGAGCCTCATCAGCTATCTGTCAGAGCAGGACTTTGGCAGCTGTGCTGACCTAGAAAAGGTAGAGTCCCGATTCACCTCGGGTCACGCTTTAGGAACGTGAAGAGTTTAATTTGGGAGATGACATGTTGGGTTTTATCCATGCTTTGCAGGAAAATGCTCATTTCAGCATCTCAGAGTCCCTCATCGCCGCCATTGAGctgatgaaatacaacatgctGCGCCAGGAGGAAGAgggtgaggaggagggagacAGTGACTCCGAGATTCAGCAGCTCAAACAAAAGATCCGTCTGAGGAGGCAGCAGATCCGCCGCAGCCGTCTGCCGCCCTACACAACCTCCCAGCACCGTACGCCAAGTTACAACTCAACACCCAGCTCTCTCTTAAAATATTCCACTGATTAGTATTTTACATGAAACTTGAATTCTGTAGATAACTGTTGGTATGGGGGAGCTTTAACATTCTTACCTCTATTACTTTCTGATGTGATGTGGGACAAAACATGAGAGAAAACctaacaatctttttttttaccagtaaaGGGTTCTGCacatgttcagaaaaaaagtcacatttgtgatattttgtgcATAACTTGCTGAAACTATTTCCTTGTGCTCAGATTTCCACTCCACTGACAGCGGCGGCTCCAGGAGGAGCTCTCAGGACTCCTACCAGGGCCTGTCCGACTCCGGCTCGGCCGAGGAGGTGGAGGAATGTGAGCTGCAAGGTACAGAGAGGGAACGAGGGATAAGAACAAAAGAACTACAAATTTAATTGatggtttattttcttcaaaagaaaaggTTGATCCGTTTCATCATTATAGTGAGGTGTAATTAAATAATGCAGGGGATCGACTTCACTTCTGGCTGCTTTCAAAGATCAAAGTGTATTACTTTAAtctaaatagaaaatattttctttaatttatatcCTTcccaaagcttttttttataaattgatttttcccccctccattTTCTTCATGATTCATCATCTTATAACATCATTGGCTGCTCACCAACCAGCTTTTATTATCTCCTATAACCTGTAGGTCAGAGTACAGCGGCCAGTCTGCTGATTGGATGTAAAATATTCCTACTGGTGACACGTGAGGAGCCCATTAGGGGCTCATATCGGAGCTTTGGCCGTAAAAGCTTCATAAAACCTCCCGTCATCTGAAAACATGAGATGATTAACAGAACATCTACATTTAAACATGCATTATGTCGATAATTAATGATTCTCTTGGATGCGTGCTCATTAAACCTCGGTGtgtttcattacatttttcagtACTGTTGATTTATTAACTCTTGACCTTCACAGCTCCCTTCTCAGTGCAGACTGTGTTTGGCTTGAACACTTACACACCTCTGTGTCCAGTGGTGAAATGTCTGAGTGGGTGTGCTCCTGTGGGCAGTGACGGTGCTGAGTGTTAGTTTCTGTCTCTCAGATGGCTGTGAGGGTCAATCCCTGCTGGCGGTGTCCCAGAGCGGCCTCTCCTTGTCACTCGCCTCCCTCTTCTCAGGTATCTGCTGGCTGATTCGCAGCCGACGCAGTTTTGTACTGCTATACACAGAGAGGAAGCGGGTGGCTCTGatccaaactgaaaaaaaataccagCTTCAAACTTCACTGGACTTTTTGAAGAGTCTGTAATTTATATTAACTTTGACAAGTATTCATACCGCTTGACTTGTTCAAACCACATATTTATATGTACTTGAAATTTAAACAGGCGATGGACTGTAATTGTGAACTGAAATGAAAGTGGcatagtttttgttaaagtaacCTGGGAAGTCTGACACATTTTTAGAGTCAATAGAATAGAAATTGTCCCAAGTGGagaaattcaggtgtaacagcagcaaagtgacagaaCATTGAGACATGTAGTTTAatgcaaagattaaaaaaatgtaaacttaagAACGATATACTGTACAGTGAGAGCTAGATtataacataaacataaatggCGTACTCCACCCGGTGTCCAATAGTTTGTACAACAACCTCAGCTTGTCTTTAATAAGTTTTCACgtctaatttaaaatttcagatttgAATGAAACTTGTGCAGACCCGCTTCCAAGTCTTTCCACAGATTCATAATTGGATGGTTACGCTTTGCCATGTGCCATTACAGTGTAGCTTTTATCTTTATGCTAGTTGTCCGACTTTGAAGCTGAAGCTTTACTCCTGTAGCGAGTTTTTTGCTGAGTCTGAGGCATTTTCTTGTTGCATAGCCTCCTCTGTCTCGCTGTCAGCTCTTTAACTTTTCCTGCTTTGAAAAGTgtccccaaagcatgatgctgccaccaccatcttTGTTTGGGGGGCTCTACAGTGCAAGATTATAATCCTGACCAGAAAACCTTCTTTAACAGTTTTTGCTCACCACTtgcttcagatttttgtttaaaaacaaaacaaaaaaaaaccctcaaaagataatttatcatttttcttcaactgcaccaggttttattttatttaagtgttaTGAGTTATTTTGAAAGTTACTATAAATTCATCTTAAAGCACATTTCTATTATGATAGTATTATGTGATGGTATTTCTTTTCTGCTGGACTTGTGATATAGTTTGTAGTTGTACACAACAATTAGAAGGTTGTAGGAAAAGTacggaaaaaataaatatgccttttcttttaattcaatttacaATGGCCATGTCTCGTTTATTCTAAAAGAATAATTACTGGAAGTAAGACGCCTGATCATTAGGCTCAAAATTGTGAGTTATAATTTGGTAATAAATAGACATATTGGAACATCTACAATGTTCCACCAACTGCAAAATTAGAGagtgatttgagtttttttctgttgaagtaGCCGTTAATAGTGAGATTAGTTGCTGCGTTACTCCATCTTGTTTGGAGACGAGCCAGCTGCCTCCTCACCTGAGTTGACCTGTGTGTTTGTTACTGTGTGTCAAGGCtttggttgtgcaggagacGGGTGTGCCTGTATCTGTCGGCTTTAAAGGAGGAGATGAGTGAAACAAGTTGCATCATGCTGTAACTGTAGCTTCTTCCATTATCATAATCCATCCActtcattattttatgttttatttatagtaGTGAGTATTTATAATCCTCTTGTACATGTCCTactcattttgttctttttttttccaacaaaggTAAACACTGTGACTTGTATGTACTGGGatttaatatctaaaatagGAAGCAACATATTAAgtgttcactgttttttttttaataataaaaacctgcagTTATTTTCTGCTTCATGCAATTTAAAGCATCACTCACCTAGATGGTAGATTCCTCAAAAAAAAAGTCTCGTAATTTTTCTGCTATGATTGCACCTCACTCCTCTTTTTGCCACAGACTAAAATCGTCATGTGTCAAATCGTCATGTGACCTGCCTGAATAATCAACACAAACAGAGCCGTCGTCTCACGCTAACTCAGCCAAATCAAACTCTGTTTTTCTAATTATGCAGATGGTTTTCTCTGCAGAGctaaaaagcctttttattGACTTGATAACCGGCTCTTGCTGCTGAGAACATCTATTGTACATGTGTAAGGCTCTGAGTGTAATCTGTGCTACGTGACAACAAGCCGAAATGTTGATCCTGCGATAAAGAGAAACAGATATGAAGCAAAAACCCCTGCAGGCGTTCTCCTGCTCTGCCATACCTGTTCTACTTATTTCCTTTCCTTGGTGATGTAGAAGAATCTGTCGAGCTTCTGCTGCATACTCCTGctttaatttaataatcaatgaattttaaattttttttttcccttttcagtAGACTCcttattttgtaaagtttaagTGGTATAATGCTTCAATTTAACTCTCTAATGACTTTTTGTACTCCTCCTGTAGCTAACTCTCTTTCTTTTAACGTCCTGATGGGGAAACAAAGCTAATGAGAAACTTCTTCCAGCTTTTGCTTCTAACTTGCTGTAGAATTATTTTCCTGCTATTTGTAGCATTGAAGTGTTTAAATCCCTGAGatactttgaatattttatggtACAATGTCCTTTACAATTCGTAGCACCTCTGGTAGAGATCTGTAcgagtgtaaaataaataaaataaaatttagaagATCTTTATTTGATATCCTTTGCTATGAATGGTGGCAAAATAAACAGTTGTTTATTCAGTCTTTAAACACCATTTGTTACTTGAATGAGATGTTCATttatctttcccattttgaagattGGATAATATATTTACACTGCCTTTGGGAGTTGCTATCTATTAAAATTTTGTTGTGTTGCTTtgcacaatgacaataaagaaattcaaattttatttcactttatatTTATTCCCCCAGGAAACAAGTCACAACCTTTACTAATTTAAAAGTTTCTCAACACTCTGGTCAgctttaaattagttttaaagtaCTAAAATGCTTCAGATTCATTCATTAATTAGGAATTGTTAGGCGCTTCTCTGGTTGTGGCAGTATCTAagtttgtaaaaacagtttcataTTCAAtccaagatttatttattttactgctctTAACTAGTCTCTACCAGTGGTGCAAAAAAAGTGAGGATACTTTGTTTAGCAGGTTAAAACTTGTAAACCTCTGCTGTTTACAGAGGTTTACAAGTTCTTATCTACAGGAAGCATGCAGCTTCCTGCAGATAAGATCTGATTAAACCGCTCTGTTCTCGCTGTGTTTTTTAGATGCAGATATAAAGCGCAGTGTAAGCTCCAGTGGCAGGTCCTTCCTGAGCTCAGAATCCATGTAAGTTATATCTGTGTGCATTAACTCAAAGTCTTTTTGTTCCAaggtatttttgaaattttttctatttgacctttctaattatttttattcactgtaaggtttttttttttttttttttttttttttgtatttcagaaattttaatcTCTTTTCAGAAAAAGGGAACTGGTAGAATGAAACCAGAGAAAACCCCTCATCTATCCTCCAGAGACTTTTTCAGGAGCTTCCATTTTCTATCAATTTCCACCTTTCTGCACCATTAACCAGactcagggttttttttgcGCTTCTGTTGATTAGCAGAGAACAGGTGTGgcaatagcatttttttttccctttttaagaGGTATTTACATGTTGTTcctattgttttttctttagctctccctccttcctccaGTCTAACTCAGCTGAGTCGGTGGCGATGGGTTTGCTCAGGCAGTTCGAGGGCATGCAGCTTCCTGCAGCTTCAGAGCTAGACTGGCTGGTTCCAGAGCACGATGCTCCACAGAAGGTGCAGCATCTCATTTTAATCTGAACTAAAACATGATGGTCCCTCATACAATATTTataggttttgtgttttgcaaacatgttttgaaaagcAGTGGAGCATAATTAAGCTTCACTCTTGTCTCCTACCAGCTGCTGCCTATTCCCGACTCTCTGCCCATCTCTCCTGATGACGGAGAGCATGCAGATATCTACAAGTTGAGGATTCGCGTTCGAGGCAACCTTGAGTGGGCGCCGCCGAGACCACAAATCATCTTCAACATTCACCCTG comes from Gambusia affinis linkage group LG10, SWU_Gaff_1.0, whole genome shotgun sequence and encodes:
- the rubcn gene encoding run domain Beclin-1-interacting and cysteine-rich domain-containing protein isoform X2, whose product is MMEVTVEGEAEERRREQWKLLSSLKTTVEGLVSTNNPNVWSRYGGLQRLHKDMNNILSHRLKNEQMYYKQRDYWPFVWCVRYISPHLAMHVEQFSHLEPVLSSGVHTAGESHKAERWLLHSLQVHKLSAQLKPLLRHLGNTRKYYNDDSFLLSEPHVTAMFQCLEAVEQNNPKLLAQVDTVGLSPLKGSPCLSLLKSQSLCVLPGAGGTWRNADTAPGGDSLNRRLTTSNCSLREAVAANHKPANTTAAGSRKGSNMSEESINTKYTTSPASSVETPWVIVSRPGDGERGVTPSPGSISVPHMSLSESPSSSVQPEAGDSCDSDDGPEYLAIGNLGQRSRRDSRSSIHSSEQDQTKEPSTQQSSQTSTPPRCTSFSEGQRGPGRGAKGHTRSFSDTGICQKLRNESASEDSSMKDYSSFSPQRSNTSTPSSLYMESYGPKYSSVPDGMFRKPSKGQSLISYLSEQDFGSCADLEKENAHFSISESLIAAIELMKYNMLRQEEEGEEEGDSDSEIQQLKQKIRLRRQQIRRSRLPPYTTSQHHFHSTDSGGSRRSSQDSYQGLSDSGSAEEVEECELQDADIKRSVSSSGRSFLSSESISPSFLQSNSAESVAMGLLRQFEGMQLPAASELDWLVPEHDAPQKLLPIPDSLPISPDDGEHADIYKLRIRVRGNLEWAPPRPQIIFNIHPAPKRKIIVAKQNYRCAGCGTRIDPDYIKRLRYCEYLGRYFCQCCHENAQAVVPGRVLRKWDFSKYYVSNFARDLLCKISGDPLFNPSDINNGLYKKIKSLESVRVLRMQLFHMKNLFKTCRFARGVLDQFDGVPGHLTEDLHLFSLDDLTAVRNGELAPRLKELLKLGTMHVAGCVLCQAKGFVCEFCNNDKDIIFPFQLSKCQRCEECHACYHQSCFRTGKDCPRCRRLAERRERMARRNMEEQEDEGGGT
- the rubcn gene encoding run domain Beclin-1-interacting and cysteine-rich domain-containing protein isoform X1, giving the protein MMEVTVEGEAEERRREQWKLLSSLKTTVEGLVSTNNPNVWSRYGGLQRLHKDMNNILSHRLKNEQMYYKQRDYWPFVWCVRYISPHLAMHVEQFSHLEPVLSSGVHTAGESHKAERWLLHSLQVHKLSAQLKPLLRHLGNTRKYYNDDSFLLSEPHVTAMFQCLEAVEQNNPKLLAQVDTVGLSPLKGSPCLSLLKSQSLCVLPGAGGTWRNADTAPGGDSLNRRLTTSNCSLREAVAANHKPANTTAAGSRKGSNMSEESINTKYTTSPASSVETPWVIVSRPGDGERGVTPSPGSISVPHMSLSESPSSSVQPEAGDSCDSDDGPEYLAIGNLGQRSRRDSRSSIHSSEQDQTKEPSTQQSSQTSTPPRCTSFSEGQRGPGRGAKGHTRSFSDTGICQKLRNESASEDSSMKDYSSFSPQRSNTSTPSSLYMESYGPKYSSVPDGMFRKPSKGQSLISYLSEQDFGSCADLEKENAHFSISESLIAAIELMKYNMLRQEEEGEEEGDSDSEIQQLKQKIRLRRQQIRRSRLPPYTTSQHHFHSTDSGGSRRSSQDSYQGLSDSGSAEEVEECELQDGCEGQSLLAVSQSGLSLSLASLFSDADIKRSVSSSGRSFLSSESISPSFLQSNSAESVAMGLLRQFEGMQLPAASELDWLVPEHDAPQKLLPIPDSLPISPDDGEHADIYKLRIRVRGNLEWAPPRPQIIFNIHPAPKRKIIVAKQNYRCAGCGTRIDPDYIKRLRYCEYLGRYFCQCCHENAQAVVPGRVLRKWDFSKYYVSNFARDLLCKISGDPLFNPSDINNGLYKKIKSLESVRVLRMQLFHMKNLFKTCRFARGVLDQFDGVPGHLTEDLHLFSLDDLTAVRNGELAPRLKELLKLGTMHVAGCVLCQAKGFVCEFCNNDKDIIFPFQLSKCQRCEECHACYHQSCFRTGKDCPRCRRLAERRERMARRNMEEQEDEGGGT
- the rubcn gene encoding run domain Beclin-1-interacting and cysteine-rich domain-containing protein isoform X3 — translated: MNNILSHRLKNEQMYYKQRDYWPFVWCVRYISPHLAMHVEQFSHLEPVLSSGVHTAGESHKAERWLLHSLQVHKLSAQLKPLLRHLGNTRKYYNDDSFLLSEPHVTAMFQCLEAVEQNNPKLLAQVDTVGLSPLKGSPCLSLLKSQSLCVLPGAGGTWRNADTAPGGDSLNRRLTTSNCSLREAVAANHKPANTTAAGSRKGSNMSEESINTKYTTSPASSVETPWVIVSRPGDGERGVTPSPGSISVPHMSLSESPSSSVQPEAGDSCDSDDGPEYLAIGNLGQRSRRDSRSSIHSSEQDQTKEPSTQQSSQTSTPPRCTSFSEGQRGPGRGAKGHTRSFSDTGICQKLRNESASEDSSMKDYSSFSPQRSNTSTPSSLYMESYGPKYSSVPDGMFRKPSKGQSLISYLSEQDFGSCADLEKENAHFSISESLIAAIELMKYNMLRQEEEGEEEGDSDSEIQQLKQKIRLRRQQIRRSRLPPYTTSQHHFHSTDSGGSRRSSQDSYQGLSDSGSAEEVEECELQDGCEGQSLLAVSQSGLSLSLASLFSDADIKRSVSSSGRSFLSSESISPSFLQSNSAESVAMGLLRQFEGMQLPAASELDWLVPEHDAPQKLLPIPDSLPISPDDGEHADIYKLRIRVRGNLEWAPPRPQIIFNIHPAPKRKIIVAKQNYRCAGCGTRIDPDYIKRLRYCEYLGRYFCQCCHENAQAVVPGRVLRKWDFSKYYVSNFARDLLCKISGDPLFNPSDINNGLYKKIKSLESVRVLRMQLFHMKNLFKTCRFARGVLDQFDGVPGHLTEDLHLFSLDDLTAVRNGELAPRLKELLKLGTMHVAGCVLCQAKGFVCEFCNNDKDIIFPFQLSKCQRCEECHACYHQSCFRTGKDCPRCRRLAERRERMARRNMEEQEDEGGGT